One segment of Mycolicibacterium sp. YH-1 DNA contains the following:
- a CDS encoding glycoside hydrolase family 15 protein: protein MEHTESADDTDTDAVAEAPFTVTAPVPYAPGGGPLRNPFPPIADYAFLSDCENSCLVSSAGSVEWMCVPRPDSPSVFGAILDRGAGHFRLGPYGVTVPSARRYLPGSLILETTWQTHTGWVIVRDALVMGPWHDLDTRSRTHRRTPMDWDAEHILLRTVRCVSGVVELVMSCEPSFDYHREPATWEYSAAAYGEAIARASKNPEAHPTLRLTTNLRIGLEGHEARARTRLNEGDNVFVALSWSKHPAPQTYEEAADKMWKTSESWRQWINIGDFPDHPWRSYLQRSALTLKGLTYSPTGALLAACTTSLPETPQGERNWDYRYSWIRDSTFALWGLYTLGLDREADDFFAFIADVSGANNGQRHPLQVMYGVGGERTLVEEELNHLSGYDNSRPVRIGNGAFDQMQHDIWGTMLDSVYLHAKSREQIPEMLWPVLKEQVEEAVKHWREPDRGIWEVRGEPQHFTSSKIMCWVALDRGSKLAELQGEKSYAQQWRAIAEEIKADILAHGVDSRGVLTQRYGDPALDASLLLAPLVRFLPSDDPRVRATVLAIADELTEDGLVLRYRVEETDDGLSGEEGTFTICSFWLVSALVEIGEFSRAKHLCERLLSFASPLHLYAEEIEPRTGRHLGNFPQAFTHLALINAVVHVIRAEEEADSTGVFQPANAPT from the coding sequence ATGGAGCACACCGAGTCCGCCGACGACACCGACACGGATGCCGTGGCCGAGGCGCCCTTCACTGTGACCGCGCCGGTGCCGTACGCGCCCGGCGGGGGGCCGCTGCGCAACCCGTTCCCGCCGATCGCGGACTACGCGTTCCTGTCCGATTGTGAGAACAGCTGTCTGGTCTCCTCGGCCGGGTCGGTGGAGTGGATGTGTGTTCCGCGGCCGGACTCACCGAGCGTGTTCGGGGCGATCCTGGACCGCGGCGCGGGCCACTTCCGGTTGGGCCCCTACGGGGTGACGGTGCCGTCTGCGCGTCGCTACCTGCCGGGCAGCCTGATCCTGGAGACGACCTGGCAGACCCACACGGGTTGGGTCATCGTCCGCGACGCGCTGGTGATGGGGCCCTGGCATGACCTGGACACCCGCTCGCGCACCCACCGCCGCACGCCGATGGACTGGGACGCCGAACACATCCTGCTGCGCACGGTGCGCTGTGTGAGCGGTGTGGTCGAACTGGTGATGAGCTGCGAGCCGTCCTTTGACTACCACCGCGAGCCTGCCACCTGGGAGTACTCGGCGGCCGCCTACGGCGAGGCCATCGCGAGGGCCAGCAAGAACCCCGAGGCCCACCCCACCCTGCGGCTCACCACGAATCTGCGGATCGGCCTGGAGGGTCACGAGGCGCGGGCGCGGACGCGGCTCAACGAGGGCGACAACGTGTTCGTGGCGTTGAGCTGGTCCAAGCACCCGGCCCCTCAGACCTACGAAGAGGCCGCCGACAAGATGTGGAAGACCAGCGAGTCGTGGCGGCAGTGGATCAACATCGGCGACTTCCCCGACCATCCGTGGCGCTCCTATCTGCAGCGCAGCGCGCTCACACTCAAGGGCCTCACGTACTCCCCCACCGGCGCACTGCTGGCAGCCTGCACCACGTCGCTACCGGAAACCCCTCAGGGCGAACGCAACTGGGACTATCGCTACTCCTGGATTCGGGACTCCACGTTCGCACTGTGGGGTCTGTACACGCTGGGCCTGGATCGTGAGGCCGATGACTTCTTCGCGTTCATCGCCGATGTGTCCGGTGCCAACAACGGGCAACGCCACCCACTTCAGGTGATGTATGGCGTCGGCGGCGAACGCACGCTGGTCGAGGAGGAGCTGAACCACCTCTCGGGCTATGACAATTCGCGGCCCGTCCGCATCGGCAACGGTGCGTTCGACCAGATGCAGCACGACATCTGGGGCACCATGCTCGACTCGGTGTATCTGCACGCCAAGTCCCGTGAGCAGATTCCGGAGATGTTGTGGCCGGTGCTCAAGGAGCAGGTCGAGGAGGCCGTCAAGCACTGGCGCGAACCAGACCGTGGCATCTGGGAGGTCCGCGGCGAGCCGCAGCACTTCACCTCGAGCAAGATCATGTGCTGGGTGGCGCTGGACCGCGGCTCCAAACTGGCCGAGCTGCAGGGCGAGAAGAGCTACGCGCAGCAGTGGCGGGCGATCGCCGAGGAGATCAAGGCCGACATCCTGGCCCACGGTGTCGATTCGCGCGGTGTACTGACCCAGCGCTACGGCGACCCCGCACTGGACGCCTCACTGCTGCTCGCTCCGCTGGTGCGGTTCCTGCCGTCCGACGACCCCCGAGTGCGGGCGACGGTGCTGGCCATCGCCGACGAACTCACCGAGGACGGCCTGGTGCTGCGCTACCGCGTCGAGGAGACCGACGACGGGCTGTCCGGCGAGGAGGGCACCTTCACCATCTGCTCGTTCTGGCTGGTGTCGGCGCTGGTCGAGATCGGCGAGTTCAGCCGGGCCAAGCACCTGTGCGAGCGGCTGCTGTCATTCGCCAGCCCGCTGCACCTGTACGCCGAGGAGATCGAGCCCCGCACGGGCCGCCACCTCGGCAACTTCCCGCAGGCATTCACTCACCTGGCGCTGATCAACGCCGTGGTGCACGTCATCCGCGCCGAGGAGGAGGCGGACAGCACCGGCGTGTTCCAACCGGCCAACGCGCCGACCTAA
- a CDS encoding FAD-dependent oxidoreductase: MADPGKAPLDVTTCLVAGGGPAGMMLGLLLARAGVDVTVMEKHADFLRDFRGDTVHASTLRLLDELGLGDEFAALPHRMIDSVNATIQDTTVKVDLTRLPGPHKHIALVPQWDFLELLASAAQDEPTFRLMRSTEVLGPVRSGGRVTGVRYRGADGAEAQMRADLTVGCDGRSSTLRAAAGLATRSFGAPMDVWWFRLPRHAGDPHGLNGIFRSGHGCALIDRGDYFQIAYLIRKGADAAMRAEGIESLRRQVCELVPWLADRIDALESFDDVKLLDVQLDRLRRWYTDGLLFIGDAAHAMSPIGGVGINLAVADAVAAGRILADPLRRRSVTTRHLAGVQARRWLPAAIIQRVQRTVQDRAIAVGLGTDTGLRTAPRAVRLVNRFPALGAVAAYGVAIGPLPEHAPAYARR, translated from the coding sequence ATGGCGGACCCCGGCAAGGCTCCTCTCGATGTGACGACGTGCCTGGTCGCGGGCGGTGGTCCGGCGGGGATGATGCTGGGTCTACTGCTCGCCCGGGCCGGGGTGGACGTCACGGTGATGGAGAAGCACGCCGACTTCCTGCGCGACTTCCGCGGTGACACCGTGCATGCCAGCACGCTGCGCCTGTTGGACGAGTTGGGTCTCGGCGACGAGTTCGCCGCCCTCCCGCACCGGATGATCGACAGTGTCAACGCGACCATCCAGGACACCACGGTCAAGGTGGACCTGACCCGGTTGCCCGGCCCGCACAAGCACATCGCACTGGTCCCCCAGTGGGACTTCCTGGAGCTGCTGGCCAGCGCGGCGCAGGACGAGCCAACCTTCCGCCTGATGCGCAGCACCGAGGTTCTCGGTCCGGTGCGGTCAGGGGGCCGCGTCACAGGGGTGCGCTACCGAGGCGCCGACGGCGCGGAGGCGCAGATGCGGGCCGATTTGACCGTCGGCTGCGACGGGCGGTCCTCGACCCTGCGCGCGGCCGCCGGGCTCGCGACCCGCAGTTTCGGCGCCCCGATGGACGTGTGGTGGTTCCGTCTGCCCCGTCATGCCGGCGACCCGCACGGCCTCAACGGCATCTTTCGGTCCGGACACGGCTGCGCGCTGATCGACCGCGGCGACTACTTCCAGATCGCCTACCTGATCCGCAAGGGCGCCGACGCGGCGATGCGCGCCGAGGGTATCGAGTCACTGCGACGTCAGGTCTGCGAACTGGTGCCCTGGCTCGCCGACCGCATCGACGCGCTGGAGTCCTTCGACGACGTGAAACTCCTCGACGTGCAACTCGACCGGCTGCGCCGCTGGTACACCGACGGGCTGCTCTTCATCGGCGACGCGGCGCATGCCATGTCGCCGATCGGCGGGGTGGGCATCAACCTGGCCGTCGCCGACGCGGTGGCCGCAGGCCGGATCCTCGCCGATCCGCTTCGCCGACGGTCTGTCACCACCAGACACCTGGCCGGAGTGCAGGCCAGACGGTGGCTGCCCGCGGCCATCATTCAGCGGGTTCAGCGCACGGTGCAGGACCGCGCCATCGCGGTGGGGCTCGGCACCGACACCGGCCTGCGGACCGCGCCGCGGGCGGTGCGCCTGGTCAACAGATTCCCCGCGTTGGGGGCTGTGGCTGCGTACGGCGTGGCCATCGGCCCGCTGCCGGAGCATGCACCGGCCTACGCCCGCCGCTGA
- a CDS encoding sulfate ABC transporter substrate-binding protein, with product MSHIKKSLNSRKSWLSAGAIALTATLLTACGGGASDVAGGDGASKADTTLTLVAYAVPEPGWSKIIPAFAATPEGKGVAVTTSYGASGDQSRGVVDGKPADIVNFSVDPDITRLVKADKVAKDWNADATKGIPFGSVVSFMVRKGNPKGIKDWDDLLKPGVEVITPSPLSSGSAKWNLLAPYAVKSNGGQNPQAGLDFVNKLVTEHVKLRPGSGREATDVFLQGSGDVLLAYENEAINSQRQGRDFDYLNPPQTFKIENPVAVVTSSAHVEKANALKNFLYTDEGQKLWAEAGFRPVNPAVAEQFAAQFPAPEKLWTIADLGGWTEVDPALFDKDNGTITKIYKQATG from the coding sequence ATGTCCCACATCAAGAAGTCGCTCAACAGCAGGAAGTCCTGGCTATCGGCCGGTGCCATCGCGCTCACCGCCACGCTGCTCACTGCCTGCGGCGGCGGAGCCAGCGACGTCGCGGGTGGTGACGGAGCGAGCAAGGCCGACACGACATTGACCCTGGTGGCGTACGCGGTCCCGGAACCCGGTTGGAGCAAGATCATCCCGGCGTTCGCCGCCACCCCGGAGGGCAAGGGCGTCGCGGTGACGACCTCCTACGGCGCGTCGGGTGACCAGTCCCGCGGCGTCGTCGACGGCAAGCCCGCCGATATCGTCAATTTCTCGGTCGATCCCGACATCACCCGACTGGTCAAGGCCGACAAGGTGGCAAAGGACTGGAACGCGGATGCCACCAAGGGCATCCCGTTCGGATCCGTCGTGTCGTTCATGGTCCGTAAGGGCAACCCCAAGGGCATCAAGGACTGGGACGACCTGCTCAAGCCGGGCGTCGAGGTGATCACACCCAGCCCCCTGAGTTCGGGTTCGGCGAAATGGAACCTGCTGGCGCCCTACGCCGTCAAGAGCAACGGTGGCCAAAATCCGCAGGCCGGCCTGGACTTCGTGAACAAGCTCGTCACCGAGCACGTCAAGCTGCGACCGGGCTCCGGCCGTGAGGCCACCGATGTGTTCCTGCAGGGCAGTGGTGACGTCCTCCTCGCCTACGAGAACGAGGCCATCAACTCCCAGCGCCAGGGCCGCGACTTCGACTACCTCAACCCTCCGCAGACGTTCAAGATCGAGAACCCAGTCGCGGTCGTCACCAGCAGCGCACACGTCGAGAAGGCCAACGCGCTGAAGAACTTCCTCTACACCGACGAGGGGCAGAAGCTGTGGGCAGAGGCCGGGTTCCGGCCGGTGAACCCTGCCGTGGCCGAGCAGTTCGCCGCGCAGTTCCCGGCCCCGGAGAAGCTGTGGACAATCGCCGACCTGGGTGGCTGGACTGAGGTCGATCCCGCACTGTTCGACAAGGACAACGGCACGATCACGAAGATCTACAAGCAGGCGACTGGATGA
- the cysT gene encoding sulfate ABC transporter permease subunit CysT encodes MTTAVDPNPEAVRPEVTGSGASGGSPRRRRAFGAAHGTTGLRVGAATLWLSVIVLLPLAAILWQSAGGGWSAFWSAVSSPAALQSFRVTLTISIGVTVINVVFGLIVAWVLTRDDFPGKRLVDAVIDLPFALPTIVASLVMLALYGPNSPVGLHFQHTQWGVGIALLFVTLPFVVRSVQPVLLELDHEVEEAAASLGANNVTIFTKIILPALLPSLLSGAGLAFSRAIGEFGSVVLIGGAVPGETEVSSQWIRTLIENDDRTGAAAISIVLLAISFVVLFVLRAVGSRAAKREELAQ; translated from the coding sequence ATGACCACAGCCGTCGACCCGAATCCCGAGGCGGTCCGCCCCGAGGTCACCGGAAGCGGTGCCTCGGGCGGATCTCCCCGGAGGCGGCGGGCATTCGGCGCGGCACACGGAACCACGGGACTGCGTGTGGGTGCCGCGACCCTGTGGCTGTCGGTGATCGTGCTGCTTCCGCTGGCGGCGATCCTCTGGCAGTCGGCGGGCGGCGGTTGGAGTGCGTTCTGGAGTGCGGTGTCATCGCCCGCGGCACTGCAGTCGTTTCGTGTCACGCTGACGATCTCGATCGGTGTCACGGTGATCAATGTCGTGTTCGGTCTGATCGTTGCGTGGGTGCTGACACGCGATGACTTCCCGGGCAAGCGACTGGTTGACGCGGTCATCGACCTGCCGTTCGCGCTGCCGACGATTGTCGCCAGCCTGGTGATGCTGGCCCTGTACGGACCGAACAGTCCAGTGGGACTTCACTTTCAACACACTCAGTGGGGCGTGGGGATCGCGCTCCTGTTCGTCACGCTGCCGTTCGTGGTGCGCTCGGTGCAACCCGTACTGCTCGAACTCGACCACGAGGTGGAGGAAGCCGCGGCGTCGCTGGGCGCCAACAACGTGACGATCTTCACCAAGATCATCCTTCCGGCGCTACTGCCCTCGCTACTGTCCGGTGCGGGCCTGGCGTTCTCGCGCGCGATCGGCGAGTTCGGCTCCGTTGTGCTCATCGGTGGTGCCGTTCCCGGCGAGACCGAGGTCTCCTCGCAGTGGATCCGGACCCTGATCGAGAACGACGACCGCACCGGCGCCGCAGCCATCTCGATCGTGCTGCTGGCGATCTCGTTCGTCGTGCTGTTCGTCCTTCGGGCGGTCGGATCCCGGGCCGCCAAGCGCGAGGAGCTGGCGCAATGA
- the cysW gene encoding sulfate ABC transporter permease subunit CysW: MNLSPLVRNLLRYTALGYILILVIVPVGLILWRTLEPGVGEFIASITTPAAISALQLSLLVVAIVVPLNVIFGIPTALVLARNRFRGKSALQAVIDLPFAVSPVVVGVALILLWGSAGVLGFVENDLGFKIIFGLPGIVLASIFVTVPFVIREVEPVLHELGTDQEEAASTLGASWWQTFWKITLPSIRWGLTYGIVLTIARTLGEFGAVIMVSSNLPGTSQTLTLLVADRYNRGQEYGAYAISTLLMGVAVFVLVAQVILDARRARAAK; this comes from the coding sequence ATGAACCTGTCGCCACTGGTTCGCAACCTGCTGCGCTACACCGCACTCGGCTACATCCTGATCCTCGTCATCGTGCCGGTCGGGTTGATCCTGTGGCGCACCCTGGAACCGGGCGTCGGTGAGTTCATCGCGTCCATCACCACCCCAGCCGCCATCTCGGCGCTGCAGTTGTCCCTGCTGGTAGTGGCGATTGTCGTCCCGCTCAACGTGATATTCGGCATTCCGACCGCACTCGTACTGGCCCGCAACAGGTTTCGCGGCAAGAGTGCGCTGCAGGCCGTCATCGACCTGCCGTTCGCGGTGTCACCCGTTGTCGTCGGCGTCGCGCTGATCCTGCTGTGGGGTTCTGCCGGCGTGCTGGGGTTTGTGGAGAACGACCTCGGTTTCAAGATCATCTTCGGCCTGCCCGGCATCGTGCTCGCGTCGATCTTCGTCACCGTGCCCTTCGTCATCCGGGAGGTCGAGCCCGTGCTGCACGAGCTCGGCACCGACCAGGAGGAGGCGGCATCGACACTGGGCGCGTCATGGTGGCAGACCTTCTGGAAGATCACGCTGCCGTCCATTCGATGGGGTCTGACGTACGGCATCGTGCTGACCATCGCACGCACGCTCGGGGAGTTCGGCGCGGTGATCATGGTGTCGTCGAACCTGCCCGGAACCTCGCAGACGCTCACCCTGCTGGTCGCCGACCGCTACAACCGCGGCCAGGAGTACGGCGCATACGCCATCTCAACGCTGCTCATGGGTGTCGCCGTCTTCGTGCTCGTCGCACAGGTGATTCTCGACGCCCGCCGCGCCCGCGCGGCAAAATAG
- a CDS encoding sulfate/molybdate ABC transporter ATP-binding protein encodes MTLDERSRGEQRKNAITVRGANKRYGDFVALDNIDFDVPEGSLTALLGPSGSGKSTLLRAIAGLDQPDSGVITIKGEDVTNVPPQRRGIGFVFQHYAAFKHLTVRDNVAFGLKIRKKPKAEIKDRVDNLLEIVGLSGFQTRYPNQLSGGQRQRMALARALAVDPQVLLLDEPFGALDAKVREDLRAWLRRLHDEVHVTTVLVTHDQAEALDVADRIAVLNKGRIEQVGSPTEVYDSPQSAFVMSFLGAVSSLNGTLVRPHDIRVGRNPDMAIAQAEGSIAATGVIRSVIDRIVVLGFEVRVELTNSADHTPFTAQITRGDAEALGLKEGDTVYVRATRVPPIPGGAAAASVDHEVETLTKA; translated from the coding sequence ATGACACTCGATGAGCGCTCGCGGGGCGAGCAGCGCAAGAACGCGATCACCGTGCGCGGCGCCAACAAGCGCTACGGCGATTTCGTGGCCCTGGACAACATCGACTTCGACGTGCCGGAGGGATCGCTGACCGCACTTCTGGGTCCCAGCGGTTCGGGCAAGTCGACGCTCCTGCGCGCCATCGCGGGGCTCGATCAGCCTGATAGCGGCGTCATCACCATCAAGGGCGAGGACGTCACCAATGTGCCGCCCCAGCGACGCGGCATCGGCTTCGTGTTCCAGCACTACGCGGCGTTCAAACACCTGACGGTTCGCGATAACGTCGCCTTCGGGCTCAAGATCCGCAAGAAGCCGAAGGCCGAGATCAAGGACAGGGTCGACAACCTCCTCGAGATCGTCGGTCTCTCGGGTTTTCAGACCAGGTACCCCAATCAGCTGTCCGGCGGTCAGCGGCAGCGGATGGCCCTGGCCCGCGCGCTCGCCGTCGACCCGCAGGTGCTCCTGCTCGACGAGCCCTTCGGTGCGCTCGACGCCAAGGTGCGCGAGGACCTGCGCGCGTGGCTGCGTCGGTTGCACGACGAGGTGCACGTGACGACGGTGCTCGTCACGCACGATCAGGCCGAGGCCCTCGATGTGGCCGACCGCATCGCGGTTCTCAACAAGGGACGCATCGAGCAGGTGGGCTCTCCCACCGAGGTGTACGACAGCCCGCAGAGCGCCTTCGTGATGTCCTTCCTCGGCGCGGTGTCATCACTCAACGGCACCCTGGTGCGGCCCCACGACATTCGCGTCGGCCGCAATCCGGATATGGCGATCGCGCAGGCCGAGGGCAGCATCGCGGCCACGGGTGTGATCCGATCCGTCATCGACCGAATCGTGGTCCTGGGCTTCGAGGTTCGTGTCGAGCTGACGAACTCCGCCGACCACACGCCGTTCACCGCCCAGATCACCCGCGGAGACGCCGAGGCCTTGGGACTCAAGGAGGGCGACACCGTGTACGTGCGCGCCACCCGGGTACCGCCGATTCCCGGCGGCGCCGCCGCGGCTTCGGTGGACCACGAGGTCGAGACGCTGACCAAAGCCTGA
- a CDS encoding zinc ribbon domain-containing protein: MTAELPPDEWESLPTMPCRACGRSVPAGAFCGECGTALSPQPGDGPVWLRIRAYAAAPDEHMVRPSITTSVFPQLPRRSRTAFRVGLILLVVLLTVFAALQLEPALIGISALGLPLLFGVYLWETDAFDGVSVRSLVVSAALGIGLGIGWAVVTNAVWARTYDDVLGTPMTPVQALINLVVLPIAGVLLMLLPVAVVRLWHTGARESLDGFSIGALGALCFIAAGVLTYGAPEFANGLVAKDYPRDALISLAAIRGVAAPLTAAAIGGMVGAALWFRPRADPEVVRHWHSLTSPVPAITIALLAYVAQNAIDFAWISYGLIVGLYAAIAVLSLVALRAVLHSALLGETSADTNPTQPVLCPQCDHVVPDRAFCVNCGIAANAASRSSRRARRTDRPVSIDQPQAGP, from the coding sequence ATGACCGCTGAGCTGCCGCCCGATGAGTGGGAGTCGTTGCCCACCATGCCCTGTCGTGCGTGCGGGCGAAGCGTTCCCGCCGGCGCGTTCTGCGGTGAGTGCGGCACCGCACTGTCCCCTCAGCCTGGTGATGGACCCGTGTGGTTGCGGATCCGGGCCTACGCCGCGGCACCGGACGAGCACATGGTGCGCCCTTCGATCACAACCTCGGTCTTTCCGCAGCTGCCACGCCGTTCTCGAACGGCTTTCCGGGTGGGCCTTATCCTGCTGGTCGTCCTCCTGACCGTCTTCGCCGCGCTGCAGCTGGAGCCAGCGCTGATCGGGATCAGCGCGCTCGGGTTGCCGCTCTTGTTCGGTGTCTATCTGTGGGAGACCGACGCATTCGATGGCGTGTCCGTCCGCTCCCTCGTGGTCAGCGCAGCCCTCGGCATCGGGTTGGGCATCGGCTGGGCGGTCGTCACCAACGCCGTCTGGGCTCGGACCTACGACGACGTGCTCGGCACACCGATGACGCCGGTGCAGGCGCTGATCAACCTGGTGGTTCTGCCCATCGCCGGTGTCCTCCTCATGCTCCTTCCGGTGGCCGTCGTGCGGTTGTGGCACACCGGAGCACGGGAGTCGCTGGACGGGTTCTCCATCGGTGCGCTCGGGGCCCTCTGCTTCATCGCCGCGGGCGTCCTCACGTACGGTGCGCCGGAGTTCGCGAACGGGCTTGTGGCCAAGGACTATCCACGGGACGCGCTGATCTCGCTGGCCGCGATCCGAGGTGTGGCCGCACCCCTGACGGCGGCGGCCATCGGCGGCATGGTGGGTGCAGCGCTCTGGTTCAGGCCGCGAGCAGATCCCGAGGTCGTGCGGCACTGGCACTCGCTGACCTCTCCCGTGCCTGCCATCACCATCGCCCTGCTCGCGTACGTCGCGCAGAACGCGATCGACTTCGCCTGGATCTCGTACGGCCTGATTGTGGGTCTCTACGCCGCGATCGCGGTGCTCTCCCTCGTCGCGCTGCGGGCGGTTCTGCACTCCGCCCTGCTCGGTGAGACCTCCGCTGACACCAACCCCACCCAGCCGGTGCTGTGCCCGCAGTGCGACCACGTGGTGCCTGATCGGGCCTTCTGCGTCAACTGCGGGATCGCGGCGAACGCGGCATCGCGATCGTCTCGGCGGGCACGACGGACCGACCGCCCGGTGTCGATCGACCAGCCACAGGCCGGCCCATGA
- a CDS encoding S8 family serine peptidase — translation MGRRRLFRQLLGCWLTVSLAAATVFVAGKNADPVTPDATAIGGPYARLLASSTDLGPSTLDSAQLTVALRDSARPLALMRWAEAEGLDVRWDDGEDWAIVGGRPAQLANAFDVPVHDYRGMQGQVFYASAKQAAVPQAIRGTVSDLGRILGFTPHREARPWMLPLDVPNHGLSPNHVLTAYNANRLAAEGFTGKGQTIAIYAFHGLDQTDLDEFATGSGLPPLKPIVVGGMPDDTNGAETVMDLEVVHAIAPDAQKVVVNARPTLEGGRTYERIAEMFDSVDRQFPGAIWSLSIGWGCDALITATDLRPVQSALQRAHAHGTTAFDASGDTAGLECKGGPNWSSPPGPDDVGLDAVASLPGMTSVGGTTLSTDDRGEWQSEQAWFDSPLSQGSSGGVSKLFPRPIWQEHVFSKRDPDFESRLTPDVAAVADPFTGMRIRYDQQDFVGAGTSQAAPIWAGLTAIMNQYLLANGGRALGDINPLLYRVAAGANRPGFRDVSLGASAVDVAAPGYDLVTGLGSPNVEGLVHDFLDIQRGAAPR, via the coding sequence ATGGGTAGGCGCAGGCTCTTTCGCCAGCTGCTCGGATGCTGGTTGACGGTGTCGCTTGCCGCCGCGACCGTGTTCGTTGCGGGTAAGAACGCTGATCCGGTGACACCGGATGCCACGGCGATCGGTGGCCCCTATGCGCGGCTGCTCGCGAGTTCCACCGATCTGGGTCCCTCCACCCTCGACAGCGCGCAGCTGACTGTCGCCCTTCGTGATTCGGCGCGCCCTCTGGCGTTGATGCGGTGGGCCGAGGCCGAGGGCCTCGACGTGCGCTGGGACGACGGCGAGGACTGGGCCATCGTCGGGGGTCGCCCAGCTCAGCTCGCCAACGCCTTCGACGTCCCGGTGCACGACTACCGAGGCATGCAAGGTCAGGTGTTCTACGCCTCGGCCAAACAGGCGGCGGTGCCACAGGCGATACGTGGCACCGTGAGCGACCTCGGGCGCATCCTCGGCTTCACCCCGCACCGCGAGGCACGTCCATGGATGCTTCCGCTCGACGTCCCGAACCACGGCTTGTCGCCGAACCACGTGCTGACGGCCTACAACGCGAATCGTCTTGCGGCGGAGGGGTTCACGGGCAAGGGTCAGACCATTGCGATCTATGCGTTCCATGGTTTGGACCAGACCGATCTCGACGAGTTCGCCACCGGATCCGGCTTGCCGCCGCTGAAGCCCATCGTGGTCGGCGGGATGCCAGACGACACCAACGGCGCTGAGACCGTGATGGATCTTGAGGTGGTGCACGCCATCGCACCCGACGCGCAGAAGGTCGTCGTCAACGCGCGGCCCACTCTCGAGGGCGGCCGCACCTACGAGCGCATCGCCGAGATGTTCGACTCGGTCGATCGCCAGTTCCCCGGCGCCATATGGAGTTTGTCGATCGGCTGGGGGTGCGACGCACTGATCACTGCCACCGACCTGCGACCCGTGCAGTCCGCACTGCAGCGCGCGCACGCGCATGGGACGACGGCCTTCGACGCAAGCGGGGACACCGCTGGGCTCGAATGCAAGGGGGGCCCGAACTGGTCATCCCCGCCTGGACCGGATGACGTCGGACTTGACGCCGTCGCATCGTTGCCCGGCATGACCTCGGTTGGCGGGACCACACTGTCGACCGACGACAGGGGCGAATGGCAGTCGGAGCAAGCCTGGTTCGACTCGCCCCTGTCCCAGGGCTCCAGCGGGGGTGTGTCGAAGCTGTTCCCCCGCCCGATCTGGCAGGAGCATGTGTTCTCCAAGCGCGACCCCGACTTCGAGAGTCGATTGACGCCCGACGTCGCCGCGGTGGCCGATCCGTTCACCGGTATGCGGATCCGGTACGACCAGCAAGACTTCGTCGGTGCGGGCACGTCTCAGGCCGCGCCCATCTGGGCTGGGCTGACCGCAATCATGAATCAGTACCTCCTTGCCAACGGCGGACGAGCACTCGGCGACATCAATCCGTTGCTCTACCGGGTGGCGGCTGGCGCGAATCGTCCCGGCTTCCGTGACGTCAGCCTCGGCGCGAGTGCGGTCGATGTCGCGGCTCCCGGCTACGACCTGGTCACCGGACTCGGCAGCCCCAATGTCGAGGGGCTGGTGCACGACTTCCTCGACATCCAACGCGGGGCGGCGCCGCGATGA
- a CDS encoding sirohydrochlorin chelatase, whose protein sequence is MSVLILAAHGSADPRSATVTHALAGRIRRLRPWLAVRAAFLDHSEPSLTDVLADIAERDHSAVVVPMLLASAYHARVDIPAMIEASGAAVRQADVLGEDPALLAVLGQRLAEHGVSPGDRDLGVIVVAVGSSSDAANARTATVGPALGSGTSWAGVEVAFATGPHSDLTEAADRLRRRGARRIVVAPWFLAHGLITDRVAKSVATVGASMTAPLGSHNLVAAALLDRFDETQSAYVAA, encoded by the coding sequence GTGAGTGTCTTGATCCTCGCGGCCCACGGCAGCGCTGATCCCCGATCGGCCACCGTGACGCACGCGCTGGCCGGTCGGATCAGGCGGCTGCGGCCGTGGCTGGCCGTCCGCGCGGCGTTCCTCGATCACTCCGAGCCCAGCCTGACCGACGTGCTCGCCGACATCGCGGAACGCGACCACTCCGCTGTGGTGGTGCCGATGCTGCTGGCCAGCGCGTATCACGCGCGGGTCGACATCCCGGCCATGATCGAGGCGTCCGGCGCGGCGGTACGCCAGGCCGACGTCCTCGGCGAGGATCCGGCACTGCTCGCCGTGCTCGGGCAGCGTCTCGCCGAACACGGCGTGTCCCCTGGTGATCGTGATCTCGGGGTGATCGTCGTGGCGGTCGGTTCCTCGAGTGACGCCGCGAACGCCCGCACCGCCACCGTCGGGCCTGCGCTTGGGTCGGGTACGAGCTGGGCTGGGGTCGAGGTGGCCTTCGCGACGGGACCGCACTCCGATCTGACCGAGGCCGCCGACCGCCTGCGGCGCCGGGGTGCGCGCCGCATTGTCGTCGCCCCCTGGTTTCTCGCCCACGGCCTCATCACCGATCGCGTCGCGAAGTCGGTGGCTACCGTGGGTGCGTCGATGACCGCGCCGCTGGGCTCCCACAATCTCGTCGCCGCGGCATTGCTGGATCGGTTCGACGAAACGCAGTCCGCCTACGTCGCGGCCTGA